In one Shewanella loihica PV-4 genomic region, the following are encoded:
- a CDS encoding hemerythrin domain-containing protein, translated as MLARLHNDHKHIAILLNILKNKQQRLQHGEAVNFNLIRDIVEYMQSYAEHSHHPLEDLINEFYIQTHPEEALEKQLGEEHHNLIESSTSLMSTLNLILSDVPVQNETLSQALKEYVEAQRNHMMYEEGKLFPIWEAGMTEAQWQEVADRCQEKLICDPLFSDDDNLLFEELKEYLAKADD; from the coding sequence ATGTTAGCGAGACTTCATAATGACCATAAACATATCGCGATACTGTTAAATATTCTTAAAAATAAGCAGCAGCGGCTGCAACATGGCGAGGCCGTCAACTTTAATCTGATCCGAGATATCGTCGAATATATGCAGAGCTATGCCGAGCATAGTCATCACCCGCTCGAGGATCTGATCAACGAATTCTATATTCAGACCCATCCCGAGGAGGCCTTGGAGAAGCAGTTGGGGGAAGAGCACCATAACCTGATCGAAAGCTCAACCAGCTTGATGTCTACCCTAAACCTTATCTTAAGTGACGTCCCGGTACAGAATGAAACCTTGAGCCAGGCCCTGAAGGAGTATGTCGAGGCGCAGCGCAATCACATGATGTATGAAGAGGGTAAGTTGTTCCCCATCTGGGAGGCGGGGATGACAGAGGCTCAGTGGCAGGAGGTGGCAGACAGATGCCAGGAGAAGTTGATCTGCGACCCATTATTTAGCGATGACGACAACCTACTCTTCGAAGAGTTAAAAGAGTATCTGGCCAAGGCCGATGACTAA
- the thrB gene encoding homoserine kinase: MSLTVYAPASMGNVGVGFDLLGAALAPVDGCLLGDRVAIESAPHGVSLSLAGHWADKLPAASEENIVYQCATFFLEQLGSRAGVAMTLEKNLPVGSGLGSSASSVVAALYALNEHFDRPYDSDALLRLMGEFEGKISGSVHYDNVAPCYLGGMQLMLDTPSAVCQGLPVFKDWYWVVAYPGISLSTAKMRALLPAQYDKSVAIDFGRYLSAFVHASYRQDAKLAIEVLKDVLAEPYRASEIPGYEQARAALDELGMATTGISGSGPTLFSVTDNLETANKAKAWLDANYVTSGSGFSHICQIDMLGTRRVDAAILD; encoded by the coding sequence ATGAGTTTAACGGTTTATGCGCCGGCCTCTATGGGTAACGTCGGAGTCGGCTTCGATCTGCTGGGCGCCGCCTTGGCACCTGTTGATGGCTGCCTTCTCGGCGATCGCGTCGCCATTGAATCTGCGCCCCATGGCGTCTCGCTCAGTCTGGCCGGTCATTGGGCCGACAAGTTACCGGCGGCCAGCGAAGAGAATATTGTCTACCAATGTGCGACCTTCTTTCTCGAGCAGCTAGGGAGCCGCGCCGGCGTAGCCATGACCTTAGAGAAGAACCTGCCGGTGGGCAGCGGCCTTGGCTCCAGTGCCAGCTCTGTGGTCGCCGCCCTGTACGCCCTGAACGAGCATTTCGACAGGCCCTATGATAGCGACGCCTTGCTAAGGCTGATGGGGGAGTTTGAGGGCAAGATCAGCGGCTCGGTCCACTATGATAATGTGGCGCCCTGTTACCTTGGTGGCATGCAGCTGATGCTGGATACCCCTAGCGCCGTGTGTCAGGGCCTGCCCGTATTTAAAGACTGGTATTGGGTCGTGGCTTATCCTGGGATCTCCCTGTCGACCGCTAAGATGCGGGCCCTGCTGCCGGCGCAGTATGATAAGTCGGTGGCGATCGATTTTGGCCGTTATTTGAGCGCATTCGTACACGCCAGTTATCGTCAGGATGCCAAGCTGGCCATAGAGGTATTAAAAGATGTGCTGGCCGAACCTTACCGCGCCTCGGAAATTCCCGGCTATGAGCAGGCGCGAGCGGCCTTAGATGAGCTTGGCATGGCCACTACGGGGATCTCGGGCAGTGGCCCCACGCTGTTCTCCGTGACAGATAACCTGGAGACGGCTAACAAGGCCAAGGCCTGGCTGGATGCAAACTATGTTACCTCCGGCTCGGGTTTTTCCCATATATGTCAAATCGATATGCTCGGCACGCGCCGTGTAGATGCAGCAATTTTAGATTAA
- the tal gene encoding transaldolase produces MANTLEQFKSITTIVADTGDIEAIKRYQPQDATTNPSLILKAAQIPEYKHLIANAIEWAKAQSDDLAQQVEDAGDKLAVNIGLEILKIVPGRISTEVDARLSFDKAGSIEKAHKLIKLYEEAGIDKSRILIKLASTWEGICAAKELEKEGINCNLTLLFCFAQARACAEAGVYLISPFVGRILDWYKKDTGLEYSAAEDPGVVSVTNIYNYYKRHGYKTVVMGASFRNTGEIIELAGCDRLTIGPALLEEMANSDTPVVQKLQAANEVVAPGAALSEAEFRWEFNQDAMAVEKLAEGIRNFAIDQGKLETMLKAELEA; encoded by the coding sequence ATGGCTAATACACTAGAGCAATTCAAATCTATCACTACCATAGTTGCCGATACCGGTGACATCGAAGCCATCAAGCGTTATCAACCACAAGACGCCACCACCAACCCCTCTCTTATCCTAAAAGCAGCCCAAATTCCTGAATACAAGCACCTGATTGCCAATGCCATCGAATGGGCCAAGGCGCAGAGTGACGATCTGGCTCAGCAGGTCGAAGATGCCGGTGACAAGCTGGCGGTCAATATAGGCCTGGAGATCCTAAAGATTGTTCCTGGTCGCATCTCTACCGAGGTGGACGCTCGCCTTTCGTTCGACAAGGCTGGCTCTATCGAGAAGGCGCATAAACTGATCAAGCTCTATGAAGAAGCCGGCATAGACAAGTCTCGTATCCTGATCAAACTCGCCTCAACCTGGGAAGGGATCTGCGCCGCCAAAGAGCTGGAAAAAGAAGGCATCAACTGTAACCTAACGCTACTCTTCTGTTTTGCCCAGGCCAGAGCCTGTGCCGAAGCCGGTGTTTACCTGATCTCGCCTTTCGTCGGCCGTATTCTCGATTGGTACAAGAAAGACACTGGCTTAGAGTACAGCGCCGCAGAAGATCCAGGCGTTGTCTCAGTCACCAACATCTACAACTACTACAAGCGTCACGGCTACAAGACGGTTGTGATGGGCGCCAGCTTCCGTAACACGGGAGAAATCATCGAACTGGCAGGCTGTGACCGTCTAACTATCGGCCCTGCGCTGCTTGAAGAGATGGCCAACAGCGACACACCAGTCGTGCAAAAACTACAGGCCGCCAATGAAGTGGTCGCTCCTGGTGCAGCACTGAGCGAAGCCGAGTTCCGTTGGGAATTCAACCAAGATGCGATGGCGGTAGAGAAACTGGCCGAAGGTATCCGCAATTTTGCCATCGATCAGGGCAAACTTGAAACCATGCTAAAAGCAGAACTCGAAGCCTAA
- a CDS encoding OmpA family protein, whose translation MMNNTLKAILLTSMLPFAANAAQELTPWYVGGGLGVNNYEPNCDQKTMKQCGEDDPYAWDVFGGYLFNDYFGVELGYRDLGRAEWVDYANKLNDVGARGMTLGLVGFWPFADRWSLSAEAGAMNYLLSNNKQWGSEYYSDSGVAPYFGAGIGYNFTDNLKLQAKYRRYENLDEDKWNTLDMESNYWGLELSYRFGRAAPAAVAAPVVVAPKDSDNDGVTDDKDQCANTPSNHKVDANGCTVYREVTEKHELGSIRFANNSAVVNSASYGQIEKLANYMNQNPRATVLIGGHASNVGNPDYNMDLSERRANAVAELLVSKYGISQDRVSAKGYGITQPLIEGKSAEANKANRRIEAHVTGVRKEPVLK comes from the coding sequence ATGATGAACAATACATTGAAAGCTATTCTGCTTACATCAATGCTCCCATTTGCAGCCAATGCAGCACAAGAACTCACCCCTTGGTATGTCGGTGGCGGTTTAGGCGTTAACAACTACGAGCCTAACTGCGATCAGAAGACCATGAAGCAGTGTGGTGAAGACGATCCTTATGCTTGGGACGTATTTGGTGGTTACCTCTTTAACGACTATTTCGGTGTCGAGCTAGGCTATCGTGACCTGGGCCGTGCCGAGTGGGTCGACTATGCCAACAAACTTAACGACGTCGGTGCTCGCGGTATGACACTTGGCCTGGTAGGTTTCTGGCCATTTGCCGACCGTTGGAGCCTGTCTGCCGAAGCGGGTGCAATGAACTACCTACTGTCAAACAACAAACAGTGGGGTAGCGAGTACTACAGCGACAGCGGTGTTGCACCTTACTTTGGTGCGGGTATCGGCTACAACTTCACCGACAACCTCAAGCTGCAAGCCAAGTATCGTCGTTATGAGAATCTCGACGAAGACAAGTGGAACACACTTGATATGGAAAGCAACTACTGGGGTCTTGAGCTGAGCTACCGCTTCGGTCGCGCAGCACCAGCCGCTGTAGCAGCACCTGTGGTTGTTGCACCAAAAGATTCAGACAACGACGGTGTGACTGACGACAAAGACCAATGTGCCAACACACCAAGCAACCACAAGGTTGATGCCAATGGTTGTACGGTTTACCGCGAAGTCACCGAAAAGCATGAACTGGGTTCAATTCGCTTTGCCAACAACTCAGCCGTGGTGAACTCTGCGTCTTACGGTCAAATCGAAAAGTTGGCCAACTACATGAACCAAAACCCACGCGCAACCGTGTTGATCGGTGGTCACGCCTCTAACGTAGGTAACCCAGACTACAACATGGATCTGTCAGAGCGTCGTGCCAATGCCGTTGCCGAACTGCTGGTTAGCAAGTACGGTATCAGCCAAGATCGCGTCAGCGCTAAAGGTTACGGTATCACTCAGCCTCTGATCGAAGGCAAAAGCGCCGAAGCCAACAAGGCTAACCGCCGCATCGAAGCCCACGTCACTGGCGTGCGTAAAGAGCCGGTTCTAAAGTAA
- the nfo gene encoding deoxyribonuclease IV: MPDTHWVGAHVSAAGGIANAPLNAQKIGANAFALFTKNQRRWQSAPLCPSQIDAFKANCEQANIHPDAILPHDSYLINLGHPDEEQLARSREAFLDEMQRCEQMGLTLLNFHPGSHLNKIGIDECLARISESINLALDKTQGVSAIIENTAGQGSNLGHSFEQLAQIIDKVEDKSRVGVCIDTCHMFAAGYDLTTLEACEESFGQFDAIVGNHYLKAMHLNDSKTPLNSRVDRHHSLGAGYIGMDAFSYIMKHPATRQIPLILETIEPEIWPQEINWLRSQTR, translated from the coding sequence ATGCCAGACACTCATTGGGTCGGTGCCCATGTTAGCGCCGCCGGCGGTATCGCCAACGCGCCGCTGAACGCACAGAAGATAGGTGCCAATGCCTTCGCGCTGTTCACCAAGAATCAGAGACGCTGGCAGTCAGCACCGCTCTGCCCTTCGCAGATTGATGCCTTCAAGGCCAACTGCGAGCAGGCCAACATTCACCCCGATGCCATTCTGCCCCACGACAGCTACCTGATTAATCTTGGCCACCCAGATGAGGAGCAGCTAGCGCGCTCGCGAGAAGCCTTTCTCGACGAGATGCAGCGCTGCGAACAGATGGGATTGACCCTGCTCAACTTTCATCCCGGCAGTCATCTCAACAAGATAGGCATAGACGAGTGCCTGGCCCGCATCAGCGAATCGATCAACCTAGCACTGGACAAGACCCAAGGCGTCAGCGCCATCATAGAAAACACCGCAGGCCAGGGGTCAAACCTGGGCCATAGCTTCGAGCAGCTGGCACAGATCATCGACAAAGTAGAAGATAAGAGCCGGGTCGGTGTCTGTATCGACACCTGCCACATGTTTGCCGCCGGCTACGATTTAACCACTCTCGAGGCCTGCGAGGAGAGCTTCGGCCAATTTGATGCCATAGTGGGTAACCATTACCTTAAGGCGATGCACCTCAACGACAGCAAGACACCGCTTAATAGCCGGGTCGACAGGCACCACTCCCTCGGCGCCGGTTATATCGGTATGGATGCCTTTAGCTATATCATGAAACATCCGGCGACCAGGCAGATCCCCCTCATATTAGAAACGATAGAACCTGAGATCTGGCCCCAAGAGATCAACTGGCTACGTAGCCAGACACGCTAA
- the pgi gene encoding glucose-6-phosphate isomerase → MTKLTQQDAWAQLEAQAAKLPHMRELFEADPQRFDKMSLSACGLLLDYSKNRADEQTLEQLFKLAKSAGLSDKIHAMFDGEIINNTEKRAVLHTALRAEADEVILVDGQNIVPEVKQTQAKMAKFVEAVTSGEWKGYTGKAITDIVSIGIGGSFLGPKIVTQALRPYWNPALKCHFVANVDATSLCEKLRLVDPETTLFVMSSKSFGTQETLTNTLSAKAWFLKNGGTQVDIAKHFVAVTSNVAKATEFGMDADNIFPMWDWVGGRYSLWSAIGLPIALLIGMDNFYQLLAGAKSMDKHFVEAPLEQNMPVIMGLFSLLYGNFYQAQSHVVLTYDHYLRGLPAYFQQLDMESNGKSVTLNGDNVDHATGPVIWGGEGTNGQHAYHQLLHQGTALIPADFILPLQSHNPLGEHHVQLASNCFGQTQALMQGRTFDEALAELDGSSQSQEEKALIAKHKVMEGNKPSNTLLMDKLTPETLGALIALYEHRTFVQGAIWDINSFDQWGVELGKTLGNDVLARLQSDEEAKALDASSNALINLFRRGHL, encoded by the coding sequence ATGACTAAGCTTACTCAGCAAGACGCATGGGCCCAGCTCGAGGCACAAGCCGCGAAGCTGCCACACATGCGCGAGCTATTTGAGGCCGATCCCCAGCGCTTTGACAAGATGTCACTGTCCGCCTGCGGCCTGCTGCTGGACTACTCCAAGAACCGGGCGGATGAGCAGACGCTTGAGCAGCTGTTTAAACTGGCTAAATCTGCCGGTCTAAGCGATAAGATCCACGCCATGTTCGATGGCGAGATCATCAACAACACCGAAAAGCGCGCCGTGCTGCACACGGCCCTCAGAGCCGAGGCCGACGAGGTTATTTTGGTCGATGGCCAGAATATCGTTCCCGAGGTAAAACAGACTCAGGCCAAGATGGCCAAATTTGTCGAGGCAGTCACCTCTGGCGAGTGGAAGGGCTACACGGGCAAGGCGATCACAGATATCGTGAGCATAGGCATTGGTGGCTCCTTCCTGGGCCCTAAGATAGTTACTCAGGCCCTGAGACCATACTGGAATCCGGCGCTCAAGTGTCACTTTGTCGCCAACGTCGATGCCACCTCACTGTGTGAGAAGCTGCGTCTGGTGGATCCGGAAACCACACTATTCGTGATGTCGTCTAAGTCTTTTGGCACCCAAGAGACGCTGACCAACACCCTGAGTGCCAAGGCCTGGTTCCTGAAAAATGGCGGTACCCAAGTAGACATCGCCAAGCATTTCGTTGCCGTCACCTCAAACGTGGCCAAGGCGACCGAATTCGGCATGGATGCGGACAACATCTTCCCTATGTGGGATTGGGTGGGCGGTCGTTATTCACTCTGGTCGGCCATAGGTCTGCCTATCGCCCTGTTGATCGGTATGGATAACTTCTACCAGCTGCTGGCGGGCGCCAAGTCGATGGACAAGCATTTTGTCGAGGCACCGCTCGAACAGAATATGCCGGTGATCATGGGGCTGTTTTCCCTGCTCTATGGCAACTTCTACCAGGCGCAGTCCCATGTGGTATTGACCTATGATCATTACCTCAGAGGCCTGCCGGCGTACTTCCAACAGCTGGACATGGAGAGTAACGGTAAATCTGTCACCCTCAATGGCGACAACGTCGACCATGCAACCGGCCCTGTGATCTGGGGCGGCGAAGGCACCAATGGTCAACACGCCTATCACCAGTTGTTACACCAAGGCACGGCACTGATCCCGGCAGACTTTATTCTGCCACTGCAGAGCCATAACCCGCTCGGCGAACATCATGTGCAGCTGGCCTCCAACTGTTTTGGCCAGACTCAGGCACTGATGCAAGGCAGAACCTTCGATGAGGCACTCGCCGAACTCGACGGCAGCTCACAGAGCCAGGAAGAGAAGGCACTGATCGCTAAGCACAAGGTGATGGAAGGCAATAAGCCAAGCAACACCCTGCTGATGGACAAGCTGACTCCGGAAACTCTGGGTGCCTTGATCGCCCTGTACGAGCATAGAACCTTCGTTCAAGGCGCGATATGGGACATCAACTCCTTCGACCAATGGGGCGTCGAACTGGGCAAGACCCTAGGCAACGATGTGCTCGCACGTCTGCAGAGCGATGAAGAGGCTAAGGCGCTAGACGCCTCCAGCAACGCCCTCATCAATCTCTTTAGACGCGGCCACCTTTAA
- a CDS encoding hybrid sensor histidine kinase/response regulator, whose amino-acid sequence MFKDLSQSEFMDFGPALIAQLGKLQGQFIRGDDVLLPLCRILADSSGAESVMILSRRLLASDEMPADVTCWCRDSMRYITLWRQVKDWPLLDGQRGAHQWQRFVVWPIEGLDVNIFFYRPGKGWLSFLTSYQTFIADSISGMLLQQSQDWQQSRNAQIIKSIDTQMYQSIVSNSEDMIVVASRQKGMAPVIMYANAAATAISQYPRSQLIGKSIELFFGDQDDKALELLEAIELRLEFTGELVCSTATGEKVILHTHLIALNEQYEDGSLFTLVGRDITEQKLMQNTMARTQKMQAMGQLVGGVAHDFNNILGVLKGNLELMELKGKDESIARYLATALKACQRGTDLTRRLLQFSRQEQFSAQPVQVNEVLQSLEELLEKSLTTQVSLNIQPQPSMRDICVDRGDLEDALINLVLNAKDAMHGEGQITIVTGEQYLSGYLPGVGNTVSTDNRDYVWVSVIDQGGGIPDNLLDKIFEPFFTTKDKSKGTGLGLSMVYGFVKRSNGYMSIMRTGADGTEIRLWFPAIKPVERQIERQHSPLEYPKVAHPIKVLIVDDEPDLLEVLCDYCQMMGMEVLAYTDPLLVKEQFKDGIDNIDLIISDLLMPGGINGYELVTDLSVHRTIPVLLISGYVGDVGISSREDLPFQVLQKPFDIRAFVRGLEEIGIEFVQGELR is encoded by the coding sequence GTGTTTAAGGATCTCTCTCAATCTGAATTTATGGACTTTGGCCCGGCCTTGATCGCCCAACTGGGGAAGTTACAGGGACAGTTTATTCGCGGTGACGATGTGCTCTTGCCCCTGTGTCGTATCCTGGCCGATAGCAGCGGCGCCGAATCTGTGATGATTCTCTCCCGTCGCCTGCTGGCCAGCGACGAGATGCCGGCCGATGTGACCTGCTGGTGTCGGGATTCCATGCGTTATATCACCCTGTGGCGACAGGTGAAAGACTGGCCGCTGCTGGATGGCCAGCGGGGGGCACACCAGTGGCAACGCTTCGTGGTTTGGCCCATCGAGGGGCTCGACGTCAATATCTTTTTCTATCGCCCGGGCAAGGGCTGGCTGTCGTTTCTCACCTCCTATCAGACCTTCATTGCCGACAGCATCAGCGGCATGTTGCTGCAGCAGAGCCAGGATTGGCAGCAGAGCCGTAACGCGCAGATCATCAAGTCTATCGACACCCAGATGTACCAGTCTATCGTCAGTAATAGCGAAGATATGATAGTAGTTGCGTCGCGTCAGAAGGGGATGGCACCGGTGATCATGTATGCCAATGCGGCGGCGACCGCCATCAGCCAATATCCGCGCAGTCAGCTTATTGGCAAGTCGATCGAGCTCTTCTTCGGCGATCAGGACGATAAGGCGCTGGAACTGCTGGAGGCGATTGAGCTGCGCCTTGAGTTTACCGGCGAGCTGGTCTGCTCTACCGCCACGGGGGAGAAGGTGATCCTGCATACCCATCTAATTGCCCTCAACGAGCAGTATGAAGATGGCAGCCTGTTTACCCTAGTGGGCCGGGACATCACGGAGCAGAAGCTGATGCAAAATACCATGGCCCGCACCCAGAAAATGCAGGCCATGGGTCAGCTGGTAGGGGGCGTGGCCCACGATTTCAACAACATCTTAGGTGTGCTCAAGGGCAACCTGGAGCTGATGGAGCTTAAGGGCAAGGATGAGTCTATCGCCCGCTATCTGGCCACGGCGCTCAAGGCCTGTCAGCGCGGAACCGACCTGACGCGGCGTCTGCTGCAGTTTTCCAGGCAGGAGCAGTTCAGTGCTCAGCCGGTGCAGGTCAACGAGGTGCTGCAGAGCTTGGAGGAGCTGCTGGAAAAATCCTTAACCACCCAGGTGAGCCTCAACATTCAGCCCCAGCCATCGATGCGGGATATCTGTGTCGATCGCGGCGACCTCGAAGATGCGCTGATCAATCTGGTGCTGAATGCCAAAGATGCCATGCATGGGGAAGGACAGATCACCATAGTGACCGGTGAGCAGTATCTGTCTGGCTATCTTCCCGGCGTGGGCAATACCGTCAGCACAGATAACCGGGATTATGTCTGGGTGTCGGTGATCGATCAGGGCGGAGGGATCCCAGATAACCTGCTGGATAAGATCTTCGAGCCATTTTTTACCACCAAAGATAAGAGCAAGGGGACCGGGCTCGGGCTCTCCATGGTGTATGGCTTCGTCAAACGCTCCAACGGATATATGAGCATCATGCGCACGGGTGCTGATGGCACTGAGATCCGCCTTTGGTTTCCGGCCATCAAGCCAGTCGAGCGGCAGATTGAGCGCCAGCACAGTCCGCTTGAGTATCCCAAGGTCGCGCACCCCATCAAGGTGCTTATCGTCGATGATGAGCCGGATCTGCTCGAGGTGCTGTGCGATTACTGTCAGATGATGGGGATGGAGGTGCTGGCCTATACGGATCCTCTGCTGGTCAAGGAGCAGTTTAAGGATGGTATAGATAATATAGACCTCATCATCTCAGATCTCTTGATGCCGGGGGGCATTAACGGCTATGAGCTGGTGACCGACTTGAGCGTGCATCGAACGATTCCTGTGCTGCTGATCTCAGGCTATGTCGGCGATGTCGGCATCAGCAGTCGGGAAGATCTGCCGTTTCAGGTGCTGCAGAAACCCTTCGATATCCGCGCCTTCGTACGTGGCCTCGAAGAGATAGGGATTGAGTTTGTACAAGGAGAATTGCGATGA
- a CDS encoding response regulator transcription factor, translating into MNNMEIWVVDDDRDYCELIVEMLQDEFKVSPFYGAADFRVALQTQKPDLLLMDINLPDTDGITLCRELQASNQEVAVLFVSGMNTLEERLKAYEVNAVDFIAKPFELKELLAKVHSVAHYVMKQRELIQAESVSRNMAFQSMTESSQYGCVLQFFRQCFLCNDHQTLADAFFDLMQQLNLNTCLEIRGENVEYFAPRHAAISPIESNILELLDKHGRLYDFGCRTICNDKHVSFLIKNMPINDEVLYGRLRDIIAVVVEGLEARVLDISRQQTLTQVFLDIESLIGDINVATLEHDEKFSAALINMTTEIRGSFHVLDMTIEQEDYFTALIERNLKEVKSASEAFTRLQSALGKVMDVLGGSVS; encoded by the coding sequence ATGAACAACATGGAGATTTGGGTTGTAGACGATGACAGGGATTACTGCGAGTTGATCGTCGAGATGTTGCAAGATGAGTTCAAGGTGAGCCCCTTCTATGGCGCGGCGGATTTTCGCGTCGCTCTGCAAACCCAGAAGCCGGATCTGCTGCTGATGGATATCAACCTGCCCGATACCGATGGCATCACCCTATGCCGTGAGCTACAGGCCAGCAACCAAGAGGTGGCCGTGCTGTTTGTCTCTGGGATGAATACCCTGGAGGAGCGTCTCAAGGCCTATGAGGTGAATGCGGTGGATTTCATCGCCAAGCCGTTTGAGCTCAAGGAGTTGCTGGCCAAGGTGCACAGCGTCGCTCACTATGTGATGAAGCAGCGGGAGCTGATCCAGGCGGAATCTGTCTCGCGCAACATGGCCTTTCAGTCGATGACTGAGTCGTCACAGTATGGCTGTGTGCTGCAGTTCTTCCGTCAATGTTTTCTCTGTAACGATCATCAGACCCTAGCGGATGCCTTTTTTGACCTGATGCAGCAGCTTAATCTCAACACCTGCCTGGAGATACGTGGGGAAAACGTGGAGTATTTTGCTCCCAGGCATGCCGCCATCAGCCCCATCGAGTCGAATATTTTAGAGCTGCTGGATAAACATGGCCGCCTGTATGATTTTGGCTGCCGCACCATCTGCAACGACAAGCATGTCTCCTTCTTGATCAAGAATATGCCGATAAACGATGAGGTTCTCTACGGCAGGCTGAGAGATATCATCGCCGTGGTGGTCGAAGGGCTGGAGGCGCGCGTCTTGGATATCAGTCGACAGCAGACGCTGACACAGGTGTTTCTCGACATCGAATCGCTTATCGGCGATATCAACGTCGCGACCCTAGAGCATGATGAGAAATTTAGTGCGGCGCTCATTAACATGACCACAGAGATCCGTGGCAGCTTCCATGTGCTGGACATGACCATAGAGCAGGAAGATTATTTTACGGCGCTTATCGAGCGTAATCTGAAGGAGGTGAAATCGGCCTCCGAGGCCTTTACCCGTCTGCAATCTGCGCTGGGCAAGGTGATGGACGTGCTCGGGGGAAGCGTATCTTAA
- the thrC gene encoding threonine synthase, whose protein sequence is MELYNLKHPSQKVSFTQAVKLGLGKDRGLFFPVSIPKLDNVDALLAMDFVERSKAVLGAWLADELGQEMVDGLVERAFNFELPLTKADDRRFCLELFHGPTLAFKDFGARFMAQCLNSLAQEDKLTILTATSGDTGAAVADAFYGLDKVQVVVLYPKGKISLLQEKMFTTLGDNIHTVAVESDFDACQDMVKAAFEDSDVRDGLHLNSANSINISRLLAQICYYFEAVAQFKQTNQGDPVIAVPSGNFGNLTAGLFAKAMGLPVKRFVAATNSNDTVPRYLADGQWSPKATVATLSNAMDVAEPSNWPRVETIMEVMNWPLSELVGVGLSEQDTVEALDELYCGGYLSEPHAAIAAKALSLTMSADEQGIFLGTAHPAKFKEVVEQALAIELELPPELQAVKDKPILSAELPADFARLKAHLFETLA, encoded by the coding sequence ATGGAACTCTATAACTTAAAGCACCCCTCACAGAAGGTTAGTTTCACTCAGGCGGTTAAGCTGGGCCTGGGGAAAGATCGTGGCTTGTTTTTCCCTGTCTCTATCCCCAAGTTAGATAATGTCGATGCGCTGCTGGCGATGGACTTTGTCGAGCGTTCTAAGGCGGTTTTGGGGGCCTGGTTGGCAGACGAACTGGGTCAGGAGATGGTGGATGGCCTGGTGGAGCGCGCCTTTAATTTTGAGCTGCCGCTGACCAAGGCCGATGACAGACGTTTCTGCCTGGAGCTATTCCATGGCCCGACCCTGGCATTTAAAGACTTCGGCGCCCGCTTCATGGCCCAGTGCCTCAATAGCCTGGCCCAGGAAGATAAACTCACCATATTGACCGCCACCTCGGGTGATACCGGCGCCGCCGTTGCCGATGCCTTCTACGGGCTGGATAAGGTGCAGGTGGTAGTGCTCTATCCAAAGGGCAAGATCAGCCTGCTACAGGAGAAGATGTTTACCACCTTGGGCGATAATATTCATACCGTGGCGGTGGAGAGTGATTTCGATGCCTGTCAGGATATGGTTAAGGCCGCCTTCGAAGACAGCGATGTGCGTGACGGCCTGCATCTTAACTCGGCAAACTCTATCAACATCAGCCGCTTGCTGGCGCAGATCTGCTACTACTTCGAGGCGGTAGCCCAGTTTAAACAGACCAATCAAGGCGATCCTGTGATCGCCGTGCCCAGCGGTAATTTCGGCAACCTGACGGCTGGCCTATTTGCCAAGGCGATGGGACTGCCGGTGAAGCGTTTCGTGGCGGCCACCAACAGTAACGATACTGTGCCGCGCTATCTGGCCGATGGTCAGTGGTCGCCTAAGGCAACCGTCGCGACCCTCTCTAATGCCATGGACGTGGCCGAGCCGAGCAACTGGCCCAGGGTTGAGACCATCATGGAGGTGATGAACTGGCCACTGAGCGAACTGGTGGGCGTTGGTCTCTCCGAGCAAGATACCGTGGAGGCGTTGGATGAGCTCTATTGCGGCGGTTATCTATCCGAGCCTCACGCGGCCATCGCCGCTAAGGCGCTGTCGTTAACCATGTCGGCCGATGAGCAGGGGATCTTCCTCGGTACGGCCCATCCGGCCAAGTTTAAAGAGGTGGTGGAGCAGGCGCTGGCTATCGAGCTTGAGCTGCCGCCTGAGCTACAAGCGGTGAAGGATAAGCCTATCCTGTCGGCCGAACTGCCTGCCGATTTTGCCCGCCTTAAGGCTCACCTGTTTGAGACCTTGGCTTAG
- a CDS encoding DUF3545 family protein produces MNRLDYGSALDDTVIERPNSRSRSSNKKRKWREIEAIKEKQRLIKELQDIDSSFEYDLDNLLM; encoded by the coding sequence ATGAATCGCTTAGATTATGGTAGTGCGCTAGATGATACCGTCATTGAAAGACCCAACAGTCGTTCGCGAAGCTCCAACAAGAAGCGAAAATGGCGTGAGATAGAGGCTATCAAAGAGAAACAGCGTTTGATTAAAGAGCTTCAGGATATCGACAGCAGTTTCGAATACGACTTAGATAACCTTCTGATGTAA